In the genome of Desertifilum tharense IPPAS B-1220, the window AAGATGGGAAAAAAGTCAGGGTTTGTTGCCGGATGGAGCGCAATATCAGGCAACCTCAATCATGAAGAATAAATCGATATCGATTGCAGTAGACGAAACCCCATTCGGGTCTAAGGTAGAGTTTGACAGGCTTGCTTTTTTAAAACACCTGACTGGCAACCCGATTTTTCAGTTGCTTCGATCTCAAAAGGGGGCTAGCTGAATCAATTGCCAAAAAATAACATATTGACGACTCGTTGTTCATCCGCAAAAATTCGGATTTTTTATGTTACTTAAAATCATTGAAAACTTTGATACACGCTTTACCCTAGAGCCGGAAGCTCAAGATAGGCTATTTGCCCTTTTGACTTCAGAGGCCTTTCTAACCCAGATTCAAGAATATCTCAAGTGCGATCGCCTTGAGTTTACCGAAATTCTGTTTCAGCCCGTACCCTATAGCGCTGCTACCCCCAAGGGAATGCCCGCCGAACTCGAAGCCTATCACAACTCGCAAGAGTACGCGATTATTAACGTTCCCCCAAACTTTATGTTTCAAGCCAAAATATTTAAACCCAGTCGCCTGTGCGCTATCTATCGCAAAGTTTCCTTTCAAGAATAGCTCGATGAATCCAACTGATTTACCCCAACTTCAACACCTAGATTTTTTACCCTATCTGGATGAAACGGGGCACTTGCCTACAGATTTACAAGGAAAAATTGGCGTTTACGCCATTTTCGATCGAGAAAAGAATCTGCAATTTATTAATTATTCTCGCGATATTTTCTTAAGCTTAAAACAGCACTTAGTTCGCCAACCCGACTGCTGTTATTGGATTAAAGCTCAAACCATTGAACGTCCCAACCGCACCTTATTAGAGTCTATTCGCGAGGCTTGGTTGCAAGAAAATCATAATGCTCTGGTCGAACAAAACTTAGACTCTAGCCTTTGGACCGATCCAATTGATGCCAAGCCTACCATGACCCCGGAAGAAATTGCCACCTATGAAGCTAGTGATGGCATAGAGCAAACCAAACTTCTGAAGAATGTAGCGCGGCGAGTGGAAGCGCAAATTAAGCAACAACTGGAATTGCGAGGCGTTCAAGAGGAAATTCGCTTTAACCCCAAATTAAAAGAGAAAGGGCTGCTGGATTTGAAATAGCTTTATAACCCTAATCAGTCTCAACAAAAAGAGCCTCAAAGACTGAGGCTCTTTTGCTTAACGAGCAACGTGAAGGATCGAGACTAACGATTCCCTATCCAATTGCTTACTTGATGCTGACTTTAGCGCCTGCTTCTTCAAGCTGCTTCTTCGCATCTTCAGCCGCATCTTTAGCAGCGCCTTCCTTAACTGGCTTGGGTGCAGCTTCCACCAAGTCTTTTGCTTCTTTGAGGCCCAAACCTGTGAGGGTACGAACCACTTTAAGAACCGCAATTTTCTTGTCAGCGGGAACTTCTTCGAGAATTACGTCAAATTCGGTCTTCTCTTCAACTTCCTCAGCCGGAGCCGCAACGCCAGGAGCGGCCATCATCATGCCACCTACGGGAGCCGCAGCGCTAACGCCGAAAGCTTCTTCGATTTGCTTCACTAAGTCAGCAGCTTCGAGCAGGGTCAGAGATTTTAACTTTTCCAAAATTTCATCAGTTGCAGCAGACATGAGCGATTACTCCTATGCTTAGATTAGATGGGTTATGAGAGGGGATGGGGAAGCAATAGACCTTAAAAGTCTTATTCCCCACCTTCTTTGTCTTTGTCGGCGTAGGCTTGGAGGCCTCTGGCCACGGACGCGGGAACTTCGTTGATCCCAACGGCAATCTTGGTTGCCAAGGCGTTGATTGCGCCTGCGATTTGCGCCATGAGGACTTCCTTAGAGGGTAAGTCACCCAGAGCTTTAACTTCGGCTTCGCTTAAAGCACGTCCTTCCATAACGCCGCCGCGAAGTTCGGTCTTCTTGGTGGCTTTTTGGAACGCTTGGTAGGCTTTAATTGCGCCGCTGATGTCTTCTCTCACCAACATGAATGCAGATGAGTCAGACAGCAGGTCTTTCATCGGTTCCCAGGCTTCGTTGCCGTCTACCGCAATCCGCATCAGCGTGTTTTTGGTGACTTTGCAGTCGGTGCCTGTGGGACGCAATTGCCGACGCAGGTTGGTAATTTCCGCTACAGATAGGCCTTGGTAGTTGATTACAAAGACCATCTGCGACTCGCTCAAGCTTTGCTTAAGCTCTTCAACAATCTCTTTCTTCTGTTCGAGTGTTCTACCCATTTTGTTCTCACCTCCTAGATGGGGGATCGACAACTCATTAAAAAACCCCGACAACAGTGCCGGGGTTTAATCTTGAGGAAGTCAAAGTGCAGGGAAAAAGTAAAGAGGCAAGCGAATGCGTTTACTTTTTTTGACTTTTCTCTTCCTG includes:
- a CDS encoding GIY-YIG nuclease family protein gives rise to the protein MNPTDLPQLQHLDFLPYLDETGHLPTDLQGKIGVYAIFDREKNLQFINYSRDIFLSLKQHLVRQPDCCYWIKAQTIERPNRTLLESIREAWLQENHNALVEQNLDSSLWTDPIDAKPTMTPEEIATYEASDGIEQTKLLKNVARRVEAQIKQQLELRGVQEEIRFNPKLKEKGLLDLK
- the rplL gene encoding 50S ribosomal protein L7/L12; this encodes MSAATDEILEKLKSLTLLEAADLVKQIEEAFGVSAAAPVGGMMMAAPGVAAPAEEVEEKTEFDVILEEVPADKKIAVLKVVRTLTGLGLKEAKDLVEAAPKPVKEGAAKDAAEDAKKQLEEAGAKVSIK
- the rplJ gene encoding 50S ribosomal protein L10, translated to MGRTLEQKKEIVEELKQSLSESQMVFVINYQGLSVAEITNLRRQLRPTGTDCKVTKNTLMRIAVDGNEAWEPMKDLLSDSSAFMLVREDISGAIKAYQAFQKATKKTELRGGVMEGRALSEAEVKALGDLPSKEVLMAQIAGAINALATKIAVGINEVPASVARGLQAYADKDKEGGE